A window of Trichomycterus rosablanca isolate fTriRos1 chromosome 5, fTriRos1.hap1, whole genome shotgun sequence contains these coding sequences:
- the ccdc28b gene encoding coiled-coil domain-containing protein 28B isoform X1: protein MEDKRKKRSPKVSLPHPPPPPINPRKLSVLPASKSATFSLGLPQPPSPKPRGKYKRSVGAIGVVREVLTVPVVPPKTISRPHREKPRAPQPAGPSRVSQSSSPLQHSFLTDVSDVREMEGGLLNLLNDFHSGKLQAFGKVCSFEELEHVREMQEKLAQLHFSLDSHVEELSEDQKKSASDRNLEHLLSNLEELSSSIQKLHLAENQDLPKTTDP from the exons ATGGAGGACAAGAGGAAGAAACGGAGTCCAAAAGTCTCCCTTCCACATCCTCCACCTCCACCAATCAACCCACGCAAGCTCTCAGTCCTCCCGGCCAGCAAGAGTGCCACCTTTTCTCTGGGGCTACCCCAACCACCCTCCCCTAAACCCCGGGGGAAGTACAAAAGATCTGTAGGAGCTATTGGAGTAGTTAGAGAAGTGCTCACCGTACCTGTCGTCCCTCCAAAAACCATCAG CAGGCCTCACAGAGAGAAGCCACGAGCCCCTCAGCCTGCCGGTCCCAGTCGGGTGTCCCAGTCGTCCTCGCCTCTCCAGCACTCGTTCCTCACTGATGTGTCAGATGTGAGAGAGATGGAGGGTGGACTTCTAAATCTTCTTAATGACTTTCACTCAGGAAAACTGCAGGCCTTTG GTAAGGTGTGTTCATTTGAGGAGCTGGAGCATGTTCGAGAGATGCAGGAGAAACTGGCTCAGCTTCACTTTAGCTTGGACAGCCACGTGGAGGAACTGTCTGAAGATCAGAAAAAAAGTGCTTCAGATCGAAATCTGGAGCACCTGCTCTCTAAC CTGGAGGAACTGAGCAGCTCCAT ACAGAAGTTACACCTGGCAGAGAATCAGGACTTACCCAAGACTACTGACCCCTGA
- the tmem39b gene encoding transmembrane protein 39B translates to MAGGRRGSNRTTYCRSPLGSETGSFSNGNHSNSSPVTGARSRTRNGSGTGMPSPPLATQTVVPLKHCKIPELSVDRNVLFELHLFICHLIALFVHYVNIYKTVWWYPPSHPPSHTSLNFHLIDYNMLVFTIIVLARRLIAAIVKEASQSGKLSFPHSVFLVTARFAVLTLTGWSLCRSLIHLFRKYSVLSLLFLCYPFGMYIPFFKQSGDERFTPITSVGSREAGASVGFFSGKDYLSMLKETWKQHTSQLYGAQSMPTHACCLSPDLIRKEVEFLKMNFNLRMKEVLVSSMLSAYYIAFVPVWFVKSTQYVDKRWSCELFILVSVSTSVILMRHLLPPRYCDLLHKAAAHLGCWQKVDPSLCSNVLQHIWTEEYTWPQGVLVKHNKNVYKATGHYNVAVPSDVSHYRFYFFFNKPLRILNILIILEGAMIFYQLYSLMCSEKWYQTISLALILFSNYYAFFKLLRDRIVLGKAYSYSASSDHKVS, encoded by the exons ATGGCAGGAGGACGGAGAGGATCCAACCGGACGACATACTGTCGTTCTCCACTTGGCAGCGAGACAGGATCTTTCAGCAATGGCAACCACTCAAACAGCTCACCTGTAACTGGTGCGAGGTCACGCACAAG GAACGGTTCAGGAACAGGCATGCCCAGCCCTCCTCTTGCTACGCAGACGGTGGTCcctttaaaacactgtaaaattcCTGAGCTCTCTGTGGACCGAAACGTCTTGTTTGAGTTGCACCTCTTCATCTGCCACCTTATTGCACTCTTTGTGCATTATGTTAACATCTACAAGACTGTGTGGTGGTACCCGCCTTCACACCCTCCTTCACACACATCACTG AACTTCCATTTAATTGATTACAACATGCTGGTGTTCACCATCATCGTGTTGGCACGCAGGCTGATTGCCGCCATAGTAAAAGAG GCGTCTCAGAGCGGGAAGTTATCGTTCCCTCACTCTGTCTTTCTGGTGACGGCTCGCTTTGCTGTTTTAACCCTCACAGGCTGGAGTCTGTGTCGGTCACTCATACACTTGTTCAGGAAGTACTCAGTACTCAGCCTTCTCTTCCTCTGCTATCC GTTTGGGATGTACATCCCTTTCTTTAAGCAGAGCGGAGACGAACGCTTCACCCCCATCACCTCTGTCGGCTCCAGAGAAGCAGGAGCTAGCGTGGGCTTTTTCTCAGGAAAAGATTACCTCTCAATGCTGAAAGAGACGTGGAAGCAGCACACGAGCCAGCTGTATGGTGCCCAGTCCATGCCCACTCATGCCTGCTGTCTCTCACCAGACCTCATTCGCAAAGAGGTCGAGTTTCTCAAGATGAACTTCAACTTGAGGATGAAGGAGGTGCTGGTCAGCTCCATGCTCAGTGCGTACTACATCGCCTTTGTGCCTGTTTGGTTCGTCAAG AGCACACAGTATGTGGACAAGCGCTGGTCATGTGAGCTCTTCATATTGGTGTCTGTGAGCACATCAGTGATCCTAATGCGCCACCTGCTCCCACCCCGCTACTGCGACCTGTTACACAAAGCTGCTGCTCATCTGGGCTGCTGGCAGAAAGTGGATCCTTCACTCTGCTCCAACGTCCTGCAGCACAT ATGGACAGAAGAGTACACGTGGCCACAAGGAGTTTtggtaaaacacaataaaaatgtatataaagcCACAGGGCATTATAACGTAGCAGTACCCTCAGACGTCTCGCATTATCGTTTTTAT TTTTTCTTTAACAAGCCTCTTCGAATATTGAACATCCTCATCATCTTGGAAGGAGCGATGATCTTTTATCAGCTATACTCATTAATGTGTTCAGAAAAATGGTACCAGACCATATCATTAGCTCTAATCCTTTTTAGCAATTACTATGCTTTCTTTAAACTGCTCAGAGACAGAATTGTGTTGGGGAAAGCGTACTCATACTCTGCTTCATCAGATCACAAAGTCAGCTAG
- the LOC134314331 gene encoding eukaryotic translation initiation factor 4 gamma 1-like, translated as MASNLQWEASAYSLHPIPYPYTFPNYFTKMMAPQYQGYNYYTPYGQYCSPDNQHVQQYQYALARAPEGVHHGASSGHRSAYGYYTQYQPSVASYITYPVQQHQAPLAQWQATAPLPKILHKQITIRDPNQGGRDITQEILSGLNPDTKSVQDLQSEPVSSTPLVAKEEICTDFEEVEQKDLEMHPSKDLGSVTDSTPNEVPTESASVSNVESVISLTVSPFTAPETPALSSPSGSVESGEDVEQNTVPAELICSGLQEEKSKDAENSVSNSTCKEVPKEIESFATGKEDKEDKPTLVPSDTTLSDGEELKIRRVKTMIDFTVERATTEPNTAVMYANFCYGLKNDVSTMKKMLLSRCQEEFKKERKHDMALAKKQKELNDAKKEHIWQKLKKDLEEEKIRSFQCSLLNMEFIAELFKREMLPKSFINSWIEQKLVVNPSEENLECLCKLLTIAGKDLHDVKDKYLMDLYFSAINKIIQQRKLSPRICSMLQGTVDRRQNNWEPRCNNQQVPSKNRDIKKHDDGSITVTIKNQTVNTSHLSNINKPGNSSWEHWGKRGSNRYEARASTEENGSAYIRRNYRKNEHFQHYDRDQVYFRCWDQRDRRYRGQDMRPL; from the exons ATGGCTAGCAATCTTCAGTGGGAAGCATCCGCTTACTCACTGCACCCCATCCCTTACCCCTACACATTCCCTAACTACTTTACAAAAATGATGGCCCCACAGTATCAGGGCTATAACTACTACACCCCGTATGGTCAG TACTGCTCACCAGACAACCAGCATGTGCAGCAGTATCAGTACGCACTGGCCAGGGCACCAGAGGGTGTTCATCATGGAGCCAGTTCTGGTCACAGATCTGCTTATG GGTACTATACTCAATACCAACCGTCTGTGGCATCTTATATTACTTATCCTGTCCAGCAGCATCAGGCACCACTGGCTCAATGGCAGGCCACGGCTCCACTGCCCAAAATACTTCATAAGCag ATCACAATCCGAGACCCAAACCAGGGAGGACGTGACATTACCCAGGAGATCCTGTCTGGATTAA ACCCTGACACCAAATCTGTCCAGGATCTACAATCTGAGCCAGTTTCCTCCACCCCTCTAGTGGCGAAAGAAGAGATCTGCACTGATTTCGAGGAAGTGGAGCAAAAGGATCTTGAGATGCATCCATCAAAAGATTTGGGATCTGTTACTGATTCCACGCCTAATGAAGTGCCCACTGAGAGTGCTTCTGTTTCCAATGTGGAATCTGTTATCTCACTGACTGTGTCTCCTTTCACAGCTCCAGAAACTCCTGCTTTGTCTTCACCGAGTGGCAGTGTGGAATCTGGAGAAGATGTGGAACAGAACACCGTACCTGCAGAACTGATCTGCAGTGGTTTACAGGAGGAAAAGTCCAAGGATGCTGAGAACTCAGTTTCTAACTCCACCTGTAAAGAAGTGCCCAAAGAGATTGAATCTTTTGCCACTGGTAAAGAGGATAAGGAGGACAAGCCAACGTTGGTGCCCTCAGACACAACTCTGTCTGATGGTGAGGAGCTCAAGATAAGGAGAGTCAAGACAATGATCGACTTCACTGTAGAAAGAGCAACAACAGAGCCAAACACTGCAGTGATGTACGCAAACTTCTGCTATGGACTGAAGAAT GACGTGTCCACTATGAAGAAGATGCTGCTCAGCCGCTGCCAGGAGGAGTTTAAGAAGGAGAGGAAACATGACATGGCTCTCGCTAAAAAGCAGAAAGAGCTGAATGACGccaaaaag GAACACATTTGGCAGAAGTTGAAGAAAGACCTTGAGGAAGAGAAGATCAGGTCATTCCAATGTTCTCTCCTCAACATGGAGTTCATTGCTGAACTTTTTAAACGAGAGATGCTCCCCAAGTCATTCATCAACAGCTGGATTGAGCAAAAGCTGGTGGTGAATCCAAGCGAGGAGAACTTGGAGTGTCTCTGCAAGCTGCTGACCATTGCCGGAAAGGACCTGCATGATGTAAAGGACAAG TACTTGATGGATCTGTACTTCTCTGCGATCAACAAAatcatccagcagaggaagCTTTCACCCAGGATCTGCAGCATGCTGCAAGGCACTGTGGATCGAAGACAG AATAACTGGGAGCCCAGGTGCAACAATCAGCAGGTGCCATCCAAAAATCGAGACATTAAGAAACATGATGACGGTTCAATCACGGTGACCATCAAGAACCAAACCGTCAATACGTCCCACCTAAGCAACATCAACAAG CCTGGAAACAGCTCATGGGAACATTGGGGCAAAAGAGGCAGCAACAGATACGAAGCAAGAGCCAGCACTGAAGAGAATGGAAGTGCTTATATTAG AAGGAACTACAGAAAGAACGAGCACTTTCAGCACTATGACCGAGATCAGGTCTACTTTAGGTGCTGGGACCAACGGGACAGGAGGTACAGAGGACAGGACATGCGTCCTCTTTAG
- the ccdc28b gene encoding coiled-coil domain-containing protein 28B isoform X2, translating into MEDKRKKRSPKVSLPHPPPPPINPRKLSVLPASKSATFSLGLPQPPSPKPRGKYKRSVGAIGVVREVLTVPVVPPKTIRPHREKPRAPQPAGPSRVSQSSSPLQHSFLTDVSDVREMEGGLLNLLNDFHSGKLQAFGKVCSFEELEHVREMQEKLAQLHFSLDSHVEELSEDQKKSASDRNLEHLLSNLEELSSSIQKLHLAENQDLPKTTDP; encoded by the exons ATGGAGGACAAGAGGAAGAAACGGAGTCCAAAAGTCTCCCTTCCACATCCTCCACCTCCACCAATCAACCCACGCAAGCTCTCAGTCCTCCCGGCCAGCAAGAGTGCCACCTTTTCTCTGGGGCTACCCCAACCACCCTCCCCTAAACCCCGGGGGAAGTACAAAAGATCTGTAGGAGCTATTGGAGTAGTTAGAGAAGTGCTCACCGTACCTGTCGTCCCTCCAAAAACCATCAG GCCTCACAGAGAGAAGCCACGAGCCCCTCAGCCTGCCGGTCCCAGTCGGGTGTCCCAGTCGTCCTCGCCTCTCCAGCACTCGTTCCTCACTGATGTGTCAGATGTGAGAGAGATGGAGGGTGGACTTCTAAATCTTCTTAATGACTTTCACTCAGGAAAACTGCAGGCCTTTG GTAAGGTGTGTTCATTTGAGGAGCTGGAGCATGTTCGAGAGATGCAGGAGAAACTGGCTCAGCTTCACTTTAGCTTGGACAGCCACGTGGAGGAACTGTCTGAAGATCAGAAAAAAAGTGCTTCAGATCGAAATCTGGAGCACCTGCTCTCTAAC CTGGAGGAACTGAGCAGCTCCAT ACAGAAGTTACACCTGGCAGAGAATCAGGACTTACCCAAGACTACTGACCCCTGA